In one window of Corynebacterium mycetoides DNA:
- a CDS encoding peptidylprolyl isomerase has translation MTEKLTNEQRGKQALRDLEKELNARDRKDKSRPWAVAAASVAVIAAVGGGIFFLANQNGDGEDVTASGESTTEETSTDTPAEAEPLSLSRATALPASVNCTYDVQDEQSEHFVGVPPTDDVSATGTVNVTLDTSAGPIGMELDRSVSPCTVNAIEYLATEGYFDGTVCHRLTTGEGLKVLQCGDPTGTGSGGPGFQFANEYPTDEVAENVDTSQIPSGLPGDQVEQYKQMLLQQEPPVTYPRGTIAMANAGAGTNGSQFFLNYRDSTLPPLYTYFGKIDDTGLETLDAIAQSGVEGDQPDGAPKEEVTITSAAVG, from the coding sequence GTGACAGAAAAGCTCACGAACGAACAGCGCGGGAAGCAGGCGCTGCGGGATCTGGAGAAGGAGCTCAACGCCCGGGACCGCAAGGACAAGTCCCGCCCGTGGGCCGTCGCCGCCGCCTCCGTCGCGGTGATCGCAGCCGTCGGCGGCGGCATCTTCTTCCTGGCCAACCAGAACGGCGACGGCGAGGACGTCACCGCCTCGGGTGAGTCCACGACGGAGGAGACCTCCACCGACACTCCCGCCGAGGCGGAGCCGCTGTCACTGTCGCGCGCCACCGCCCTGCCCGCTTCCGTCAACTGCACCTACGACGTGCAGGACGAGCAATCGGAGCACTTCGTGGGGGTGCCTCCCACCGACGACGTCTCCGCGACGGGCACGGTGAACGTCACGCTGGACACCTCCGCTGGCCCCATCGGCATGGAGCTGGACCGTTCCGTCTCCCCGTGCACCGTCAACGCGATCGAGTACCTCGCCACCGAGGGCTATTTCGACGGCACCGTCTGCCACCGCCTCACCACCGGCGAAGGGCTCAAGGTGCTGCAGTGCGGCGACCCGACGGGGACCGGGTCGGGCGGGCCCGGTTTCCAGTTTGCCAACGAGTACCCGACCGACGAGGTCGCCGAGAACGTCGACACGTCACAGATCCCCTCCGGCCTCCCCGGAGACCAGGTGGAGCAGTACAAGCAAATGCTGCTACAACAGGAGCCGCCGGTGACGTACCCGCGGGGCACCATCGCCATGGCGAACGCCGGAGCGGGCACCAACGGCTCGCAGTTCTTCCTCAACTACCGCGACTCAACGCTTCCGCCGCTCTACACCTACTTCGGAAAGATCGACGACACCGGGCTCGAGACCCTCGACGCGATTGCGCAAAGCGGTGTCGAGGGCGACCAGCCCGACGGCGCGCCGAAGGAAGAGGTCACCATCACGTCGGCGGCTGTGGGCTAG